The window gaagaaggaagaaattctCGAACCGAAAATTTAGAAATCACGaacaaaaaaagtaagaatatgaaaaatgagaagaaataatatgaagaaattatgataaataaatcgcaaaaaagaagaaaaaatgttaagtGAAGAATTATCCCACAATATTTAGAACCAACAAGAGATAAGTTtggaaatttatgaaaaaacaatagtaGCTTCATggactttaattttttgttacatggatcgtaaatatattttgaattttgttacatttatataaattaacttAAAGTGTACTATCATCgaaattcaaaaactaaatgagGAAACTAAAGAGGTTTCTAAAACTTATGTACCAAGTTTACATATTGAccgaaatttaaaaataagaaagtatTTTACCCTTTATAatcgatagattttgttatatttaacattttctaaaatgttgctatttataaaattgatattccATTATAATTATCCTAATTCTCACtacaaaatttgcaaattgaATCCATATATGGttggaagaaaatgataagTTCTAAATGATGTAGATAGTATTGTTTTGATTTAGAAGTACATTGGGCGTATGTATTTTGTACCACCCAACTAAGGTAACCAACATATTATAGAAAGGTACGTATTGTTACCACATTTAAAACACTCCAATCCTACCATTATGGAAGCCATTTTTACATTAACACACGCGTCGAGAGAAACAGAAATAATCGGCCTCAGTTGAACGCAACAATTTcccaacaacaaacaaaactgGGTTTCACACGTTGGCTTCTCACAACATTATATTTGCTCGAAAACGACCACGTACCCACCCCAAACTAAATCAATTAGCCATTTGCATTCAAAATCCTGCTTCCAACTCCAATCTAATGACACATGCTATTTCCCATTCATTTGCATGCCTAACCCATACGTGGAACTTCAACCAAAACTGATCACGAAGCTCCACCATTACTGTACTTTCACAAGCTTCAAAACCCCACAACAGATTCCCTCTCTCCACGTTCCCTACATGCACCCACTCCTCATCCCCTATAAATACAAATCACATTCACCACTCACTTATTCACTCAACTTCTTCAATACACTCCTCTTTTTACTTCATACAACTCTTCAACAATGGCGAGACTCACAAGCATCATTGCCCTCTTGGCGTTGGCTTTGGTGATTGCAGATGCTCACCGCACCACCATCACCACCGTCGAAGTGGACGAAGAAAACCCAGGGCGGATGGAGAGGTGCCGTCAGATGCGGGCGCGCGAGGAGATCGGCAGCTGCGGGCAGTACCTGTCGCAGCAGAGCAGGTATGTTTTGCAGATGCGTGGAATCGACAACCAAAGGAGGAGAGGAGGACAGCTCTTCGATGAGTGCTGCAGTGAGCTCACGAATGTGGAAGAGGAGTGCAGGTGCGAACTCTTGCAGGAGATTGCCATGGAAGAACAGAGAAGAGCACGAGGCCAAGAAAGAACGCAGATGCTTCAGACAGCTAAGAACTTACCATCCATGTGCGGTATGCGCCCACAACAATGCTACTTCTAAGCGCTTAAGCTACGCACGCCACCCCAATAAACAACAGGAGAGCAGTACATCGTCGTGTGCTTTTTGTctttatgttaaaataaataaaaaagactaGTAAATTCAGTCAATCTCAATCGCACTATTTCTCTCTCTGCTacttatattaaataaaaagagctACGGTTTTTGAGTGGAACTTGTTTATGTAATGAATTGAGAATAATCATAAGCCGGAAAGAAGCAGATAGAACTTagtattatttgtaaattgaGTTGTAGAACAGAGAAGATTAGACTAGAATACAAGCAACATGAAGAGAAAACAGAGAACATAAGCATGTTGAAATGATGAGTTTCAAATACCACCACGAAGACGAAGGACAAGGTGGAGGGTGGACTCCTTTTGAATGTTGTAATCGGCCAGTGTACGTCCATCCTCCAATTGCTTTCCAGCGAAAATTAGTCTTTGCTGGTCAGGAGGGATACCCTCCTTGTCCTGGATTTTAGCCTTAACGTTATCAATGGTGTCTGAGCTCTCAACCTCCAATGTGATGGTCTTTCCTGTCAAGGTCTTCACAAATATTTGCATTCCTCCACGAAGACGCAACAACACGCGGAGATCTGATTCCGTTTGAATGTTATAGTCGGCTATAGTCTTACTATCTTCCAATTGCCTACCAGCTAAAATTAATCTCTGTTGGTATGGTGGGATGCCCTCTATATCTTGAATCTTAGCCTTTACATTTTCGATAGTATCAGAATTTTCAACCTCAAGGGTTAGTGTCTTTCTGTGGAGAGTTTTCACAAAGATTTGCATCTGTCATAACCCCAGTCAAACGAAGTCAATTAACAATTGAATATAGGTCACGTAATCAAGATTACTCTGGAAAAACGTTACTCAGGTACCAAATCATATTTCCTACAATGCAATCTAAATCGAAAATATCGCCATCAAAGACGTCTGTCGAAGAACATAATTCTAGTAACCAGATTCAGTGCATGTATAAATaatcttgaagaaaaaaaaaaatcatgataaCCAAAAcatagttgtttttttttttaatttttaatttctaaaaaaattaatgatgcGTGGAGGATTATCCccttgaaaatttagaaaatattacttttatcatttgtagataccgtattttgtcctatatttatttattataaaagaaaaaaaaagaaaaagaaattaaatttgaatttgaatttgaatttgaatcttaaatttatattttaaaaaacaataataataataataaatacatttaaaaataaataataaaaataaaaataaaatgtttgattttccttcctattttttctcaaccatccctttttcttcgtcatcactctccactttctcccactctatcactttctcccactctcccactttcttcctatttctctGTAGTCTGCACTCCATCTCGTGATCTAAAAAAAACGATGGAGCTTGccctataaaaaggaaagaggaaaaaagaaaaggggatctttttttcttattattggaggatttagaaagaggggaagagtgaaagaagatcaaaaaggaataacctttggcattGAAGGGCAGACCTGCTGgtaaattttttcttctttttcctctttttattcttattcttgtttaatgatttttttttcttcttgtttgatatactgcttttaattatgaactatcgtgttcatcattttaccatcatttaacatgttaattttattatttgtatctttcttaATACTGAGCATTCTACCTTccattctatattaaattttttattttttatttttaaatattgaacattctgttctgtgttaatttctttttaattgttgggtatccattctgtgtatCCATTATGtatatccattctgtgttaatttttaaatattgaacattttgttctgtgttaatttctttttaattgttgggtatccattctgtgtatCCATTATGtatatccattctgtgttaatttttaaatattgagcattctgttatgtgttaattttcttttattactgggcatccattctgtgttaatttctttttaattaattagcatcatatatttgtatttggatactcattcttcattggcatccattttacagtttttgttaattactttatccatGTATCCATATGGCATACTCTGTTAATAATTACTGTTATCCATATAttatccatgttaataattatgcatgatataattaaattttggcaacaaccatttttcatttggcctattaattaattagcaacttgtatgtgacattttcactccctcattctaattatttgcatgatgtattaattaatcagtatgcatatgtggctataattatttgatatttattttggtgtgattatttatttcgcaatattatttatttgcatattgggCCAAACCTACTTTAGCATTCaactgttaattattatttgatatccatttggcctcgtttaattatgcattaatcaattattttgcatcctgcattaatcaattattttgcatcattttgaattaattaattatgttgcatgtgttgtattaattaattatcttgcatcctacattaatatcttttacattttgcatatattatcaatgtatttattttatctcagcatattacttctaagtatttttcaaatttcataatgttttgccattgttattattttttttataataatgtaaattggagaaaaagtattgttttttatggattttataatttaaaatccataaatacatgaaatttttccgtttgaaatttaattaatagatttttttttttaaattaacacatttcatattttaaatgagactgagtagtattttctatgaatttattaattctagatatatgaaatttttcattaaacacctatgatagagattaaaatatcaagtgttggtatcttaatattcttaaggtgaataaaaatattttaaaacaaaaataaacttaatttttctaatggctcctatgccactcataatcatcaattcatgcttaggttttactttcttcgatatgaattgataaacatgggacatttaaacaaaacctaaataaaaattttattttgtgaacctctataatttaatttaaaagataaaattgggtaaccattttttgggtgttgtagggtgctaacaccttccctacacacaactgactcccgaacttaaatctctgaatgtacgcagaccatttttttttttttttttgggtgaccaatcacaccctaatatggttggtggcgactccaaaactatttattaaaattaaataaacggggaggtcggccgctccgcgtagcgatcacgtcgcgacagCTTGGCGACTCCACTGGGGACATTGCAATGTGTAAGAGAGTCAAGCCAgtacatttttatcttttattcttattatattataatatgttggttcacttaattatttttttttttattgattcatatgtaatattttgtactATGTTATtggtacattttttttccaacatgCATTTACACACACTCACAAGCCCTCTACCCGGGCTACAACCTTATAGGACTAGAATTGAGGATGGAGTAGTGTTGACCTTCGAGGGGTTTCGACTCCCGTGTAGGCACATGAAAAATCCTCGCTCAgattaattcttttgttatttcttaaataacatTAGAATAAGTTTGAAGACCTTTAATTTCTAAGAGTTT of the Cucumis sativus cultivar 9930 chromosome 3, Cucumber_9930_V3, whole genome shotgun sequence genome contains:
- the LOC105434792 gene encoding 2S albumin — protein: MARLTSIIALLALALVIADAHRTTITTVEVDEENPGRMERCRQMRAREEIGSCGQYLSQQSRYVLQMRGIDNQRRRGGQLFDECCSELTNVEEECRCELLQEIAMEEQRRARGQERTQMLQTAKNLPSMCGMRPQQCYF